In one Roseburia intestinalis L1-82 genomic region, the following are encoded:
- a CDS encoding P-II family nitrogen regulator, with translation MKKLEIIIKPEKLEDLKALLDSEEVNGLNIVNSMGYGNQKGIIKNYRGAEYAVNLLPKIKVETVVTDEVAPKLIDKIVEQINTGHIGDGKIFMYEVEDAIRIRTGEHGVDAL, from the coding sequence ATGAAGAAATTAGAGATTATTATTAAACCTGAAAAATTAGAAGATCTTAAGGCGTTGCTTGACAGTGAAGAAGTAAATGGTCTTAACATTGTAAACAGTATGGGTTATGGTAATCAGAAGGGTATTATCAAAAATTACCGTGGTGCAGAGTATGCAGTCAATCTATTGCCGAAAATTAAAGTAGAAACAGTTGTGACAGATGAAGTTGCTCCAAAGCTGATCGACAAGATCGTAGAGCAGATTAATACCGGTCACATCGGTGATGGTAAAATTTTCATGTATGAGGTGGAAGACGCGATCCGTATCCGAACAGGCGAGCATGGTGTAGATGCACTGTAA
- a CDS encoding ammonium transporter, protein MDMSVWYLMGAALVFFMQCGFAMVEAGFTRSKNVGNITMKNLMDFCIGTVAFYLLGYNLLCGDGGFVGWGLNPFAHFGETDWSGFVFNLVFCATAATIVSGAMAERTKFITYCIYSFIISLCVYPIEAHWVWGGTPWLTDLGFTDFAGSACIHMVGGITAFIGAAMLGPRIGKYDKNGKPRPILGHNILIGALGVFILWFGWYGFNGAAATDTMQLSQIFATTTVAPAVATCTAMIYTWIRNGKPDVSMSLNGSLAGLVAVTAGCANVDVIGSFIIGAIAGVLVCVAVYFVEDKLKVDDPVGAVAVHGCNGIWGTIAVGLFDYKDGLFYGGGVHHLLIQLLGILCIAGWTIITMGIVFTVLKKTIGLRVTAQEEIEGLDSTEHGLESGYPDFVSRELH, encoded by the coding sequence ATGGATATGAGTGTATGGTACCTTATGGGTGCAGCGTTAGTATTTTTTATGCAATGTGGATTTGCTATGGTTGAGGCTGGTTTTACCAGATCAAAGAATGTAGGTAATATTACAATGAAGAACCTGATGGATTTTTGTATTGGTACAGTCGCATTTTATCTGTTAGGATACAATCTCTTATGTGGAGATGGCGGATTCGTCGGCTGGGGCTTAAACCCATTTGCTCATTTTGGAGAGACAGACTGGTCCGGATTTGTATTTAACCTGGTATTCTGTGCAACGGCAGCAACGATCGTTTCCGGAGCAATGGCAGAGCGTACCAAATTTATTACCTATTGTATTTACAGTTTTATTATCAGTTTATGTGTTTATCCGATCGAGGCTCACTGGGTATGGGGCGGAACACCTTGGCTGACAGATCTTGGATTTACAGATTTTGCAGGTTCTGCATGTATCCATATGGTAGGTGGTATCACCGCTTTCATCGGTGCAGCAATGTTAGGACCTCGTATTGGTAAATATGACAAAAATGGAAAACCAAGACCAATTCTTGGACACAACATTTTAATCGGTGCACTTGGCGTATTCATTCTCTGGTTTGGCTGGTATGGATTCAACGGTGCAGCAGCAACCGATACGATGCAGTTATCACAGATCTTTGCTACAACGACTGTTGCTCCTGCAGTAGCAACCTGTACAGCAATGATCTATACATGGATCAGAAATGGTAAACCGGATGTTTCAATGTCGTTAAATGGTTCTCTTGCAGGTCTTGTAGCAGTTACTGCTGGCTGTGCAAATGTAGATGTGATCGGTTCTTTTATTATCGGTGCGATCGCAGGTGTGCTTGTCTGCGTAGCAGTATATTTTGTTGAGGATAAATTAAAAGTAGATGACCCGGTTGGTGCAGTTGCAGTACATGGCTGTAACGGTATCTGGGGAACAATCGCAGTAGGACTTTTCGATTACAAAGATGGACTGTTCTATGGCGGCGGTGTTCATCATCTGCTGATCCAGTTACTTGGCATCCTCTGCATCGCGGGTTGGACGATCATTACAATGGGAATCGTATTTACCGTCTTAAAGAAAACGATCGGTCTCCGTGTAACTGCACAGGAAGAAATTGAGGGACTTGATTCCACTGAGCATGGATTAGAGTCAGGTTATCCGGATTTCGTATCCAGAGAGTTACATTAA
- a CDS encoding helix-turn-helix domain-containing protein — protein MFKNEPDLLTRKQCQDLLHISKSKMLDLIHKDLIPAHIIAGSFRIEKADLIDFVQNSRYWK, from the coding sequence ATGTTTAAAAATGAACCCGATTTACTAACACGTAAGCAGTGCCAAGATCTGTTACACATCAGCAAATCAAAAATGTTAGATTTGATTCACAAAGATTTAATTCCCGCACATATCATCGCAGGAAGTTTCCGAATTGAAAAAGCAGATTTAATTGATTTTGTTCAAAATTCCCGTTACTGGAAATAA
- a CDS encoding tyrosine-type recombinase/integrase: MGEYHPELKPTTVQQYRFLYDYYLKGFIGKIKLKNLLPYHIQKVYNNLVEKKMKQGTVNNVRKMIRTLLNEAVRRGMLSADDNPYPKVKAPSNLPVKQQRSFTEEQRDQFLQYAGKSLYANLYKLLLYTGMRVGEALALMICDVDWDNHVLHVTKNLQKTTQGMFYIETPKTRESIRDIYLVPEAEEAFKSQLELRKIIVEPIQEDIKGEFENLLFVNTKGKPVNVGSVRQSINRIVAKIRADGNDCPDIWLHAMRHGYVSIAVARGVPLEVVQANVGHTSIETTMRYLELQPDYIRKQSMKISDLYQTEKADNKSIE; encoded by the coding sequence ATAGGAGAGTATCACCCGGAATTAAAACCGACAACAGTGCAGCAGTATAGATTTTTATATGACTATTACCTGAAAGGATTTATTGGAAAGATAAAGCTAAAAAATCTTTTACCATATCATATACAAAAAGTTTATAATAATCTGGTAGAAAAAAAGATGAAGCAGGGTACAGTGAATAATGTAAGAAAGATGATCCGTACTTTGCTGAATGAGGCTGTAAGGCGTGGAATGCTTTCAGCAGATGACAATCCATACCCGAAGGTAAAGGCACCAAGTAACTTGCCGGTAAAGCAGCAAAGAAGTTTTACGGAAGAGCAGAGAGACCAGTTTTTGCAGTATGCGGGAAAAAGTTTATATGCAAATTTATATAAACTGCTGCTCTATACAGGAATGAGGGTTGGAGAGGCTTTAGCTTTAATGATTTGTGATGTTGATTGGGATAACCATGTTTTGCATGTTACCAAGAATTTGCAGAAAACAACGCAGGGGATGTTTTATATAGAAACACCTAAGACGCGGGAAAGTATCCGGGACATCTATTTAGTGCCAGAAGCAGAGGAAGCGTTCAAAAGCCAGTTGGAGTTACGAAAAATTATTGTCGAACCGATACAAGAAGATATAAAGGGCGAGTTTGAAAACTTATTATTTGTAAATACTAAGGGAAAACCCGTAAATGTCGGTTCGGTCAGACAGAGCATCAATCGGATCGTTGCAAAGATTCGTGCAGATGGGAATGATTGTCCGGATATATGGCTTCATGCTATGAGGCATGGGTATGTATCTATTGCGGTGGCAAGAGGTGTGCCATTAGAGGTAGTGCAGGCAAACGTCGGACATACGAGTATTGAGACGACAATGCGTTATTTGGAATTGCAGCCGGATTATATTAGGAAGCAGAGCATGAAGATATCAGATCTTTATCAGACGGAGAAAGCTGATAACAAGTCTATTGAATAG
- a CDS encoding nucleotidyltransferase domain-containing protein: MCTYTQLHQVTNQMAQCYHDIYGADIVGIFLYGSYARGDYDNQSDIDIAAIVKGSRLDLQNKLKAVWDISADIGLENDVVVSPTVIPYDEFEEYKEKLPYYRNIAREGMQIG; encoded by the coding sequence ATGTGCACATATACACAGTTGCATCAAGTTACAAATCAGATGGCGCAGTGCTACCATGATATTTATGGAGCAGATATTGTAGGAATATTTCTATATGGTTCTTATGCCAGAGGAGATTATGACAATCAGTCGGATATTGATATAGCAGCTATTGTAAAAGGCTCTCGTTTGGACTTACAAAATAAGCTAAAAGCAGTGTGGGATATTTCAGCGGATATAGGCTTGGAAAATGATGTGGTTGTTTCTCCAACGGTAATTCCTTATGATGAATTTGAAGAGTACAAAGAGAAACTTCCGTATTATAGAAACATTGCGAGGGAGGGAATGCAGATTGGATAA